Proteins found in one Bombus terrestris chromosome 1, iyBomTerr1.2, whole genome shotgun sequence genomic segment:
- the LOC100651273 gene encoding exportin-1, producing MATLAEQASKLLDFNQKLDITLLDNIVGCMYTGIGEQQRVAQEVLTTLKEHPNAWTRVDTILEYSQNQQTKYYALQILEQVIKTRWKVLPRNQCEGIKKYIVGLIIKTSSDPETMEASKVYLNKLNMILVQVLKREWPKNWESFIGDIVGASKTNESLCQNNMAILKLLSEEVFDFSSGQMTQTKAKHLKDTMCSEFSHIFHLCQFVLDNSQNVQLVAVTLETLLRFLNWIPLGYIFETKLISTLVFKFLNVPIFRNITLKCLTEIAGVTVTTYDDVFVMLFVNVMRQLEQILPLDTNIREAYAAGGDQEQNFIQNLAIFLCTYLKEHGQFIEKKQLNELLLKALHYLVLISEVEEVEIFKICLEYWNALAMDLYRANPFAPPTPLFMVKNMTLPSRRLFYCPVLTKVRYIMISRMAKPEEVLVVENENGEVVREFMKDTDSINLYKNMRETLVYLTHLDYMDTERIMTEKLQNQVNGTEWSWKNLNALCWAIGSISGAMHEEDEKRFLVTVIKDLLGLCEQKKGKDNKAIIASNIMYVVGQYPRFLRAHWKFLKTVVNKLFEFMHETHDGVQDMACDTFIKIALKCRRHFVTPQTGELVPFIEEILSTISSIICDLQTQQVHTFYEAVGYMIFAQTDTVMQEELIERYMLLPNQVWDDIISQASKNVDVLKDQEAIKQLTSILKTNVRACKALGHPYVIQLGRIYLDMLNVYKVMSENISAAIALNGEVVMEQSLIKSMRVVKKETLKLISEWVSRTTDRQMVLDSFLPPLLDAVLLDYQKTNVHCAREPEVLSAIATIVNKLECYITSEIPKIFDAVFECTLEMINKDFEEFPEHRTNFFLLLQEVNVSCFSAFLIIPPAQFKLVLDSIIWAFKHTMRNVADIGLQILYQLLQNIEISAPDAQNFYQTYFTDILQHIFSVVTDSSHIAGLNMHATILAYMFSLVELGRIKVPLGPVPDNTLYVQEFVARLLKTAFPHLTDNQIKITVQGLFNLNQDIPAFKEHLRDFLVEIREYTGEDDSDLYLEERETALRLAQEEKRLQQMAVPGILNPHEIPEEMQD from the exons atggCAACGTTAGCAGAACAAGCATCTAAGCTTTTAGATTTCAATCAAAAGCTAGATATAACACTTCTTGATAACATAGTAGGTTGTATGTACACTGGGATAGGTGAGCAACAGAGAGTTGCACAAGAAGTATTAACTACACTTAAAGAACATCCAAATGCATGGACCCGTGTAGATACTATTCTAGAATATTCACAG AACCAACAAACAAAGTATTATGCTCTACAAATATTGGAACAAGTTATAAAGACACGATGGAAAGTATTACCACGAAATCAATGCGAGggcataaaaaaatatattgtaggTCTTATCATAAAGACAAGCAGTGATCCAGAAACAATGGAGGCTTCAAAAGTTTATCTTAATAAACTTAATATGATTTTAGTTCAG GTTTTAAAACGTGAATGGCCAAAAAATTGGGAATCCTTCATTGGTGACATTGTTGGAGCAAGTAAAACAAACGAAAGCCTTTGTCAAAACAATAtggcaattttaaaattattatcggaAGAAGTATTTGACTTTTCTAGTGGACAAATGACACAAACAAAAGCGAAACATTTGAAAGATACAATGTGTAGTGAATTctcacatatttttcatttgtgcCAGTTCGTATTGGATAATTCGCAGAATGTCCAATTGGTGGCAGTTACATTAGAAACTCTTTTAAGGTTTTTAAATTGGATTCCTTTGggatatatttttgaaacaaaattaatcAGTACTTTAGTATTCAAG TTCTTAAATGTACcaatattcagaaatattacACTGAAATGCTTGACGGAAATCGCTGGTGTTACAGTAACAACTTATGACGATGTATTTGTAATGTTATTTGTTAATGTAATGCGACAGTTAGAACAGATTCTACCCCTTGATACAAATATACGCGAAGCATATGCAGCTGGTGGAGATCAAGAGCAAAATTTCATTCAGAATTTAGCCATATTCCTTTGCACATACCTAAAAGAACATGGgcaatttatagaaaaaaagcAATTAAATGAATTGCTACTCAAAGCATTGCACTACCTTGTTTTAATTTCTGAGGTTGAAgaagttgaaatatttaaaatatgcttGGAATATTGGAATGCGCTAGCAATGGATTTATATAGAGCAAATCCTTTTGCCCCCCCAACGCCGTTATTTATGGTTAAAAATATGACTCTCCCGTCTAGGAGATTATTCTATTGCCCGGTTTTAACTAAAGTACGATATATCATGATCAGCAGAATGGCTAAACCAGAAGAAGTTCTTGTTGTAGAAAATGAGAATGGGGAAGTTGTTAGAGAATTTATGAAAGACACTgattctattaatttatataaaaatatgagagAAACTCTTGTATATCTTACTCATCTTGACTATATGGATACTGAAAGAATAATGACAGAGAAGCTACAAAACCAAGTAAATGGAACAGAATGGTCTTGGAAAAATCTCAATGCG ttATGCTGGGCAATAGGCAGCATTTCTGGTGCAATGCACGAAGAAGATGAAAAGCGATTTTTGGTAACTGTTATCAAAGATCTTCTTGGTCTTTGTGagcagaagaaaggaaaagataatAAAGCTATTATTgctagtaatattatgtatgtagTTGGGCAATATCCAAGATTTCTCAGAGCGCATTGGAAATTTTTAAAGActgttgtaaataaattatttgaatttatgcATG AAACTCATGATGGTGTACAAGATATGGCCTgtgatacatttataaaaatagcaTTGAAATGTAGGCGACATTTTGTTACACCACAAACAGGAGAATTGGTACCATTTATTGAAGAAATCCTTTCTACTATTAGTAGTATCATTTGTGATCTTCAAACACAGCAG GTACATACATTTTATGAAGCAGTTGGGTATATGATATTTGCACAGACAGACACAGTAATGCAAGAAGAATTAATAGAACGATATATGCTTTTACCAAATCAAGTGTGGGATGACATAATAAGTCAAGCATCtaaa aatGTAGACGTATTAAAAGATCAAGAAGCTATCAAACAACTTACTAGTATTTTGAAAACAAATGTAAGGGCTTGTAAAGCACTTGGTCATCCATACGTGATACAGTTAGGAAGAATATATTTAGATATGTTGAACGTTTATAAG GTTATGAGTGAGAATATAAGTGCTGCAATAGCTTTGAATGGTGAGGTAGTAATGGAGCaatctttaattaaaagtaTGAGAGTAGTGAAAAAGGAAACATTAAAATTGATCTCAGAATGGGTCAGCAGAACAACTGATCGTCAAAtg GTCTTAGATAGCTTTTTACCACCTTTATTGGATGCTGTCTTATTGGATTATCAAAAAACAAATGTTCATTGTGCTCGAGAACCAGAGGTGCTAAGTGCTATAGCCACTATCGTAAATAAATTGGAATGTTACATTACCAGTGAAATACCCAAAATATTTGATGCTGTGTTTGAATGTACTTTAGAAATGATAAATaaggattttgaagaatttCCGGAACATAgaacaaatttctttttacttttacag gaaGTGAATGTTTCTTGTTTCTCTGCATTTCTTATAATTCCACCAGCACAATTCAAGCTTGTACTTGATTCTATAATCTGGGCTTTCAAGCATACAATGAGGAATGTTGCAGATATAGGGTTACAAATATTGTATCAACTTTtgcaaaatatcgaaatttctgCTCCTGATGCTCAAAACTTCTATCAGACATACTTTACAGATATCCTGCAACATATATTCAGTGTAGTTACAGATTCATCACACATAGCAG GCCTTAATATGCATGCTACAATTCTGGCATACATGTTTTCATTGGTTGAACTTGGGCGAATCAAAGTTCCATTGGGACCTGTACCAGATAATACATTGTATGTACAAGAGTTCGTTGCAAGATTGCTTAAAACAGCATTTCCACATTTAACTGATAATCAGATTAAAATAACTGTACAAGGTTTATTTAATCTTAATCAAGATATCCCTGCATTCAAAGAGCATCTTAGAGATTTTCTCGTTGAAATTAGA GAATACACCGGCGAAGACGACTCAGATCTGTATCTCGAAGAGAGAGAAACTGCATTACGGTTGGCACAAGAAGAGAAAAGGTTACAGCAAATGGCAGTACCAGGAATACTTAATCCTCACGAAATACCAGAAGAGATGCAGGACTGA